A segment of the Juglans regia cultivar Chandler chromosome 15, Walnut 2.0, whole genome shotgun sequence genome:
GTGGActagtgttgtatgtgcaaaaagaattgtgagactgtggatcatcttctactgcACTGTGAGGTTGCTAGACCACTATGGGATTATGTCTTTAGAAGATTGGAattagcttgggttatgcctgccATGGTGGTCGAGCTCTTGGCCAGTTGGAAGAATTTGGGTGGAATTCCACAAATctcagcagtgtggaagatggttcctatatgtattttttggtgCATATGGAAGGAATGAAATGATCGgacttttgaagataaggagcgaACATTGGAGGAGATTAGATTGTTCTGTATTAAAACTTTGTTGCTATGGGGGAGTGTTTTAGATTGTAATGGCgtaaattttcatgattttcttgtttctatttcttCCTCTTAGCTAGATGTAAACTCTTGTATACCCCCTGTGTTCTCGGggtatgcctattcttattaatataaatatcttttacttataaaataaaaaatacacttataGAAAAGTGTGGTGGCTGTGTTGGAGGTGTAGGATAACTAAGAATGAACTCATTTAGCCTAAGTTTTGCTTGTGGACACCATCACTTGGAGAGATTTAAGGTTGACATAATTTTTGCTTGTGGACACCATCACTTGGAGAGATTTAAGGTTGACATAATTTCTCTCTTAAATCTTTCATTGTCTCTCCTATCGTGGATTATGGGATGGAGAAATTATAGAATTAGTGAGAAGTAGATTACTGGAAGACAGATGAACGATGCCAAAAGGACAACAGGCACACATTTTCAAATGGAATTCCTTGAGTGCTTAAGGATGGCTACATTAATGAAGTTAGCTCAAGAGTTGTCCAACACCTATTTTTGATTTGTGGTAAGTGGCACATTAAACCATGCCATAAATGATGGGTGAGAATGgtcaagaaaatcttttatgTTCTTGCCTAGGGAAATCCATCATTTTAGGAAACCAAATGAGATTATGTAAGACTTGAAGATTatgtaagataataaaataaaaaattattggccACTAGAACTTTGTTtaagaacacaagaaaatattttcttttgaaataaattatttaaccaTCTTGGATTCCATTGCTGAACCTTCTTTTGGTAAGATATCCTTTCAAAGATTTTGCAatgacaaaaatttaaaagaattccCAATACCTTGCAAGAGTGTTTTGATAGCCTGTTCTCATAGAAGAATTGGAtgagaaggtttttttttttctctttattttttgggacgTTCTATGGTAGAAAGAACAAGAGCATGGAGAATGACTGTTTATAAACTTTATAATGCCAGCCTAAAAAGATCTGTCTGTAAAATGATACtcaattatattaacttgtcaATGTAAATTGGCTTACCATGTAGGATTAGCTCTTTATATGCTGTCAACGATCCTTGAAAAGTGTTGTTGCTGAATTTGGtttattataagtaatttttgTCTTAGTCGCGGTGTTCCCTAAACAGTAAGATAGTGCACATGATTTTAGGAAACTCTCGCTTGGATTTCAGAGCTTGTGGAGCTGTATCAGAAGAAAATGGTTCAATCCAAAACAATACCATGTCTTCTCATTCTGTTGTTGGTTTTTATGTGATAGAGACAATTGCATGATTATTTGGTAGCTACTATATTTGAGTTGCGTTAAGATTGAATGATGGCCATAAAACGCTAATTGAGAATTTGGGCTAAAGTTTGTAGTGGATCATGTTGGTTGTTCATAGGTCTGAGGCAGATGATCCGTGATGAGTTTTATTATCATACTGGTGTTAGCCTGaatgttaattttaagttgGGATACCAAGTAGAGATAAGCATTGTGCTTTTCGGTGCTATAGAATGAGCAAAGGTCATGTTTGTAACCAGATATGGCACATATGCTTGTATGTTCAATAGCATCTCATTTTTACCCATAAAACATAGCATCTCAATTGGGTTTAAGGTGAGATCCATGATATATCCCTTTGTTACGAGTGCATGGATGAGACCAGGGATGAAGCCAGAATTTTCAATCTTGGGGGGCGGGATTGAAGCTGTATGAGCACTTCCTTAGGAGATAAGTGAATGGATCTCTGCTTTCTCAATGAGTCTGAAGTGTCATTCTTAGAAACTCTATGTCCTATGTGACCTGAGATGGATGTATCAAGGCCTGTTCGCCTATGCCTATGAATAATGTGATCTGAAAGGACATCACTGAGAAATCAAGGGAACCAAAAGGTAAGTGACATGAGGCCAAGAGATGactatttgtaatacatttgcATTTTGTGTTTACTGTCGTGGTTGCATTGCTTGCATGTTGGAACATGACTGAGCTTAAGTGGGAATGGAGATGTTGCTTTGTGAGTCTTTTACCAGATTTGGTGAAATGTTCAGACCCTTTTTTGACAAGTTCACTCAGTGGTTGCATGGCATAGTTTTCAGTACGGATTTTGATATGGAGGTATGTAATTATACGGTGACTGTTGTATGAGAGTAGATGTTAGAAACTGACCTAGACCTACCCAAAGGATATGCCACTAGCGGGCCCGACCCTATCCAAACTGGCTGACCTTAGAGTACCTGGAACCAAAGGGCAGAGAATGTTGGGTGGTGGTTAGTTAGTGCCCCGAGTCCCTGACAGTTTCATATGGGTAGCATAAAGTCATGGTTTGTTGACGTTACTCTTGTTGCGAAGGTGTGCTTAGGCTGTGAAACCTGTGTCTTGATAGTAGAGGTGATATGGTCCGTTGGAGGCTTGAAGCCATATTTATGAGGACTTCCTGGTAGTAGAGGCAGGGGTTAACAAAGTTAAGCATCCCCCTCAAGTCCTGTTTCGTTGGTTTAGGTGAGGAACAAAAGGTATATGATCTAGAGAAACATTTTTTTgcttaaaatgttttattccAGAAACTGGTTTATATCTGTGTACAAAacaatatgtaaaaaattattagagaaCTGCTTTTTGCTTGAAATGAATAGACTTGGTGGTCAAATTGTTTCAATTTCTGTCTTTGTAGGTGTTCAAtgataacatttatttttttccataaaaaaaaaaatgataacatttatttttatgtcttGTCCCATTCGTTATGCTTTTGTTATTGCTTGAACAGTCGATCCCTTCTGATTGGATGGCGAAGAATCTCTCGAAGGAAAACCAAGAAATCATTCTGCGCGTCGAAAATAATACATGGCAAGCCAGGTATTACTTTCATCAAGGTCGTGGCTATGGAGGGATTACTGGTGGGTGGAAACATTTTGCTGTGGACAACAACTTGGAAGAATTTGATGTCTGCCTGTTCAAGCCTGCTGGCCACATGAATTACTCCATTATTCTGGATGTTAGCATTTTCCGGGTTGTCCATGAGTTAACTCCTCTTACTCAACTGTCTTCTCCAACACCAAAGAAGAGGggcagaaaaaaaataatctaggGCACCTAAGCACGAGGTTGTGTTTACTTGAAGATTTTCTGTCCAACTGCAGTTTAGACTTTATATGTAAGTGTCTGCGGATTTCACTCTATGTTAAGTTGTCCTTTTAGCACTAAACTTGTTTCCAGACTACTACTTAAATGTTAGTATGGTTGTTGTCAATGTTGATCCGCTTGCTTCAAGGGGGATTTTGGtgattgtttatatatatccaGTGGAATGGTATCTGCCTACTATGTCTAGAAGAGTTCAAACACATCTCCACCCCTTTCGTTAACCGTGATCGACAACTAACAGATATTTAGAGGCTCTGTTTTTTGAGATTGACATGGGCTGTCTAGATATTGGTTATTTTTGgtattataaagagaaatgatatttgcaatctttGGATGGCAAGGCAAGTCTTGcgtattcattttgaaaaaattaggtAAGTTTAggactcataaaaaaaatcaatttttttaatagtagacttaatttttttttttaaaaggagtgcgCAGATCTTGCACACTTTAGACTGGATCAAATATTAGtctttatatatacaattactTTTCCAGAAAGCAGTACAATAGTGTATAACTATCATAAACAACTATTATAGTCCAATGTAGAAATTCCACTTAAGTGCGCAATTTTGATAGCAATATtggatcatttaaaaaataatcggttaaatataaaaatggttCTTATGGTTTGCCTTTTGGATAAGCTAGTTCATATATTCAAACTTTGAACTTTTTACTCTGTGCTTTCAACTTTAATCAAAGAGTTTTGTTAGGTACAAGCAGTTTGACGTACCAAATTGGGTATCATAATTGATATGgctttttttattgtaaagaaaaatgaaagaataaaaattttgagagaagatCTTTTgtcttacaaaaattattttcgtctTTAATTTTTACTGTTTTATTAAACGGATGCTTTGTATGTCGTATCGGTGCGCAGTTTGGTATACGAACTAACTTGCAAGAAGACTTTTCAGATGgtacattattaataatttatgaaaatgtcaTGTCCTACTTTCATATGATAAAATGTGACAATTTTATTATCTtgaaatcatcttttatttaaaaaaaaaaaacattcaaaagtTGATTGACAATGCTACCTCGTTACATGCTTATAGAATATGTAATGAGATATCTAATTCAAAAAATTAGATGATGCCCATTGTAGAGGACAAGGTAAAGCCACGTAGGCAAGTGTCCTCTTATGCGGACCATCTCCTTGTCTGTCAGCCAATTAAAATCGTTCTCACCTTATCCAAGCTCCTATTGGCAAAGTTGCCGTTTTGATCCCCCGATTTTTCTTCGCAAGCTAATCCCACAGCCTACTCAGATTTCTTTATAGCTTAGATTAAGATTTGAGGGAAGTATCAGGCTCAGGAATGGCCGTGGCAACAGCCGCTCTCAGTTCGGCAACAGCTGCTGGAGCCATGATGAGCTCCGGCAGCCAGACCACCACCCAGAAGAGAAAAAACAGAATGGTGCACGCAAGAGGGCTGAGTTCTTATGGTGGTCTCAAAGCTCACAACAATTTGGTGCTGTCTCTGGGATTGCCCGTATGCACTGAGCAGTGCTTTGCAAAGGTGGTCAGTTCTTTAAGAACAAAATCACGTGGCAAAagaggtggtggaggaggaggagcacTGTCTTCCACGTGCAATGCTGCGGACGAGATATTCCAGATTGCTGTCATCATCAACGCTCTTGTGCTCATAGGGGTTGCTGTTGGATTCGTTCTTCTCCGAATTGAAGCTTTTGTGGAGGAGTCCGAAGATTGAAAACCAGATTTATTGCCTCTTATAATCAAAACCCATGTAGATTTTGGTTTTGTtatgtcttgtttgttttcctcATGATGCATGATCATGCTTCAACAGCCTTTTGTTTCGTTTTGTTTTGGCTGATACTAGGAAGGTATTGCTCTGCTCTATTATATCATGTCTCTCTCTTTGCATGAGTTGCTCGTTTATAGTTCACTGGCTTTAGATCAGAGTCATCGACATTAGATTTACATCGATACTGCTCGACTGTCAAAATAACTCGTAGAATTTGATGGGAGAGAGAACTGAAAGTATAGGCCTCATATCCATTTCAACCATCATGACTATGCCTGAAACTTGAAAGTACCAGCGCACCCTTCAAGGTGTCTCTGAGTGGTTAGGTCTAGGTGTGTATATGATAAAAGGTCAAACTCCGTTACATTCGATTATTAAATAgacaattcacaaacaatatttgattattaaatGATAGAGACTAGTGTATATGCTTTTAtgatagtgtttttttttttttacttctctcCTCCACCTGTTCGGTTTGGGTCAGATCTACTGCTCTCCGATGACCACCTGTCGACATGCGCCCACCACGCAACCCTACAACCGTCGACTCGTTAACTCATCcgcatatattattatatatacacattttaatatataaaaacaagttatatatgtatatagtttaTCAAAAGGCGACATACACATGCACAGAAAGTTCGAATCTCAAATCTAAGTTGAGTCGTACAAAGATGAGTCTCAAGTCAAGCTCAACATAAAAATGTCCTAATTGAGTCAAACGCGAGCAGCTAAAAAGTTGAGTAGAGTCTGAAGTTAATCTGGGCATAATCAAAACTCGATTACAATCCTAGTTGGGTTTGTTCAACAAAATGCAAATTGAAGTTAAACATTGCAATTCGATTGCAGCAGTCGTGAAATACACGAGATAAAAGTCTACTAAGTGAACACATCAATCTCCGTTCAAAATCTTGATGGGTTCTATCCAAACAGATTTTATCTGTATCCAAAAAAATGATGTGTCTAAACAGACTAATCTATCGACAAATTTCCACAAACCACACTAAAAGACAATGGAAATTCAAATAAAACAGCAAAACCACCTTGTGGGGaacaaataatttgagattttggtccCATGGAGAAAATTATGCTGTCTTGAAGACCTCTCTGCGTTACGAAATCGGCAGAAATGATAGCCGTCTGTCTTATATAGAGGGTCTCTGACACGCAGCAAAGAGCTGACAACTAATAAAAGCCATTACCAGTGAGGTGAACAATTCAAAGCCGACCACCTTTGGTAAGTGCCAGCCCAATCCTCGCCTCAGATAGCTgcaaaagaggagaaaaatataatagaatgaATGAATGACTTGAAAACAGTGAGTTTTGCAACGGAGCCATCATACTGATCAGTAATTAAAATCTATGATTATTAAAAGTTTCAAGTGTTTTATTACAATCAAGGCTAACAAAATTCCGACGTGAAGTAGTAATGGTTCTGTTGTAGTTGGGAATATTAAGACAAACACCCCATGCGCTTTGCCTCATTTTGCTTTTAAAATCCCATTTTCAACCTTTTGACTCTATGAACTTTGGTCCTATACAGACCAAGATTGTTACTGTCTCTGCTAATGTTTTAAACAGTTTTTTTCTCTACAATTATAACCTCagtttctctctcctctttctACCCCGTCTCcatctctcctccctctctacCTTCTATTCCCTCTGTCAAACTCCATGGCCATTGAGGGACCCTCTTTGGCATGGTCATGGAGGTTGGTCCCCGTGTCCAtggagattgagagagaaaagTATGGAGAAGAGATAGGAGATAAACTAGAGTATGGATAGAATGACAGCATTTTCCATTTGAAACGTTGATG
Coding sequences within it:
- the LOC108991609 gene encoding uncharacterized protein LOC108991609, translating into MAVATAALSSATAAGAMMSSGSQTTTQKRKNRMVHARGLSSYGGLKAHNNLVLSLGLPVCTEQCFAKVVSSLRTKSRGKRGGGGGGALSSTCNAADEIFQIAVIINALVLIGVAVGFVLLRIEAFVEESED